In Thunnus maccoyii chromosome 3, fThuMac1.1, whole genome shotgun sequence, the following proteins share a genomic window:
- the emc3 gene encoding ER membrane protein complex subunit 3, which translates to MAEPELLLDSNIRLWVVLPIVFITFFVGVIRHYVSILLQSDKKLTLEQVSDSQVLIRSRILRENGKYIPKQSFLMRKFYFNNQEDGFFKKTKRKVVPPSPMTDPSMLTDMMKGNVTNVLPMILIGGWINWTFSGFVTTKVPFPLTLRFKPMLQQGIELLSLDASWVSSASWYFLNVFGLRSMYSLILGQDNGADQSRIMQEQMSGAAMAMPADTNKAFKAEWEALELTDHQWALESVEEELMSRELDFDGMFSKELPTGIF; encoded by the exons ATGGCTGAGCCGGAGCTTCTGCTGGACTCTAATATTCGACTATGGGTTGTGTTGCCCATTGTCTTCATCACCTTTTTTGTTGGGGTGATTCGGCATTATGTCTCCATCCTTCTTCAAAGTGACAAGAAGTTGACGTTAGAACAGGTTTCTGACAG CCAGGTTCTTATTCGGAGCAGAATTCtcagagaaaatggaaaatacaTTCCCAAACAG tcatttttgatGAGAAAGTTCTACTTCAATAATCAAGAAGATGGATTTTTCAAGAAGACCAAAAGAAAGGTTGTTCCACCCTCTCCAATGACCG ATCCCAGCATGCTGACAGACATGATGAAAGGAAATGTCACCAATGTGCTTCCCATGATCCTCATTGGAGGCTGGATAAACTGGACCTTTTCAGGATTTGTAACAA CTAAGGTTCCCTTCCCTCTCACTCTGCGCTTCAAGCCCATGCTGCAGCAAGGAATAGAGCTGCTTTCACTGGATGCTTCCTG GGTGAGCTCAGCGTCATGGTATTTTCTGAATGTGTTTGGACTACGAAGCATGTACTCATTAATCTTAGGCCAAGATAATG GTGCAGATCAGTCGAGGATCATGCAGGAGCAGATGAGTGGTGCCGCCATGGCCATGCCCGCAGATACAAATAAAGCTTTCAAG GCTGAGTGGGAGGCACTGGAACTGACTGACCATCAGTGGGCGCTGGAGAGTGTAGAGGAGGAGCTGATGAGCAGGGAGCTGGACTTTGATGGCATGTTTAGCAAGGAGCTACCAACTGGTATCTTCTGA
- the gpx1b gene encoding glutathione peroxidase 1b isoform X1 produces MAKKIYDFEAKLLTGETFNFSTLQGKVVLIVNVASLUGTTTRDYTQMNELHERYAGKGLVILGVPCNQFGHQENCKNEEILLSLKYVRPGNGFEPKFQLLEKVDVNGKNTHPLFAFLKQSLPSPSDEPHTFLNDPTLIIWSPVCRNDVAWNFEKFLIGSDGVPFKRYSRRFLTSDIDGDIQKLLNQAN; encoded by the exons ATGGCTAAAAAAATTTACGACTTCGAGGCCAAACTCTTAACGGGAGAAACGTTTAATTTCTCCACACTGCAGGGCAAAGTTGTCCTCATTGTGAATGTGGCGTCTCTCTGAGGTACGACCACCAGGGATTACACCCAGATGAACGAGCTCCACGAGCGGTACGCCGGCAAGGGGCTCGTGATTCTGGGAGTGCCCTGCAATCAGTTCGGCCATCAG GAGAACTGCAAGAACGAAGAAATCCTCTTGTCTCTGAAGTATGTCCGTCCTGGAAACGGCTTTGAGCCAAAGTTTCAGCTCCTGGAGAAAGTGGATGTGAACGGGAAGAATACCCATCCCCTGTTCGCGTTCCTGAAGCAAAGTCTCCCATCCCCCAGTGATGAGCCACACACTTTTTTGAACGACCCAACGTTGATCATCTGGAGCCCGGTCTGCAGGAACGACGTGGCCTGGAACTTTGAGAAGTTCCTTATCGGGTCAGACGGAGTGCCGTTCAAGCGTTACAGCAGGAGGTTCCTCACCAGTGACATCGACGGAGACATCCAGAAGCTCCTCAACCAGGCAAACTAA
- the gpx1b gene encoding glutathione peroxidase 1b isoform X2 → MNELHERYAGKGLVILGVPCNQFGHQENCKNEEILLSLKYVRPGNGFEPKFQLLEKVDVNGKNTHPLFAFLKQSLPSPSDEPHTFLNDPTLIIWSPVCRNDVAWNFEKFLIGSDGVPFKRYSRRFLTSDIDGDIQKLLNQAN, encoded by the exons ATGAACGAGCTCCACGAGCGGTACGCCGGCAAGGGGCTCGTGATTCTGGGAGTGCCCTGCAATCAGTTCGGCCATCAG GAGAACTGCAAGAACGAAGAAATCCTCTTGTCTCTGAAGTATGTCCGTCCTGGAAACGGCTTTGAGCCAAAGTTTCAGCTCCTGGAGAAAGTGGATGTGAACGGGAAGAATACCCATCCCCTGTTCGCGTTCCTGAAGCAAAGTCTCCCATCCCCCAGTGATGAGCCACACACTTTTTTGAACGACCCAACGTTGATCATCTGGAGCCCGGTCTGCAGGAACGACGTGGCCTGGAACTTTGAGAAGTTCCTTATCGGGTCAGACGGAGTGCCGTTCAAGCGTTACAGCAGGAGGTTCCTCACCAGTGACATCGACGGAGACATCCAGAAGCTCCTCAACCAGGCAAACTAA
- the usp4 gene encoding ubiquitin carboxyl-terminal hydrolase 4 has protein sequence MMAEGGGPESGGAADSDSEPVAAQMPTPSTESQKQTIGSLLKTTLRKGDEWYLIDSRWFKQWKKYVGFDSWDMYNVGERSLYPGPIDNSGLFSDQETQALKEHLIDELDYVLVPTEAWNKLVSWYGCLEGQRPIVRKVVEHGMFVKHCKVEVYLLELNLCENDNMENVVTRHFSKADTIDTIEKEMRTLFNIPSEKETRLWNKYMSNTYEQLNKPDSTVQDAGLFQGQVLVIERKNEDGTWPRQASHPKSSTTPSRNFTTSPKLSSNSSASISSTVTNGDSSCSPGYALNNSTSSGNRFGGYNSYSSSYNYRESQSQPGLCGLSNLGNTCFMNSALQCLSNASPLTEYFLNDQYEAEINRENPLGMRGEIAEAYADLVKQMWLSRSSYVAPRTFKTQVGRFAPQFSGYQQQDSQELLAFLLDGLHEDLNRVKKKPYLALRDAEGRPDEIVAKEAWTNHRLRNDSIIVDIFHGLFKSTLVCPECSKVSVTFDPFCYLTLPLPMKKDRTMEVFLVRSDPQSRPTQYRVVVPKLGTVTDLCSALSRLCGIPPENMVVADVYNHRFHKIYRRDDGLNQIMEKDDIFVYEVQEEDSERMNLPVYFRERHSKHAGSSTSTMLFGQPLLINVPRQNLIADVLYDKIIERIGRYVKHSQSPSSESRASASATFASCSQAPECSTSSSLGGCGSPLSDGASCSASSSNGSNHSGTCNETNGLYDGEEEAMDHQVSPEPENGQSEEEEEETSDLENGSKGDAAKLCSSPVKLFTFSIVNSYGTANISPLPCDGNVLKLNPHSTVAIDWDTESKKLCYDEQEAEAYEKHESMLQPQKKKATVALRECIELFTTMETLGEHDPWYCPTCKKHQQATKKFDLWSLPRILVVHLKRFSYNRCWRDKLDTVVDFPIRDLNMSEFVCDPKAGPYIYDLIAVSNHYGGMGGGHYTAYGKNKVDGKWYYFDDSSVSSASEDQIVTKAAYVLFYQRRDEEAPSKPQPSASLGGAPEAADDHMDTN, from the exons ATGATGGCCGAGGGAGGCGGACCCGAGTCGGGTGGCGCGGCGGACTCCGACTCGGAGCCGGTAGCCGCACAAATGCCAACCCCTTCAACTGAAAGTCAAAAACAGACTATTGGGTCACTTTTGAAAACAACTCTAAGAAAGGGCGACGAATG gTATCTGATAGACAGCCGCTGGTTCAAACAGTGGAAGAAGTATGTGGGGTTCGACAGCTGGGACATGTACAATGTTGGAGAACGTAGCCTCTATCCAGGACCAATTGATAACTCTGGGCTGTTCTCAg acCAGGAGACTCAAGCCTTGAAAGAGCACCTTATAGATGAGCTGGACTATGTCCTTGTACCCACTGAAGCATGGAATAAGCTTGTCAGCTGGTACGGCTGCCTTGAGGGCCAGAGACCCATTGTCAGAAAG GTTGTCGAACATGGCATGTTTGTCAAGCACTGTAAGGTGGAGGTCTATCTGCTGGAGCTGAACTTGTGTGAGAATGACAACATGGAAAATGTAGTCACGCGTCATTTCAGTAAAGCTGATACTATAG ATACTATAGAGAAAGAGATGAGGACACTGTTCAATATCCCATCAGAGAAGGAGACAAGGCTCTGGAACAAATACATGAGCAACACCTACGAGCAGCTGAACAAGCCAGACAGCACTGTACAGGATGCAGGTCTCTTCCAGGGGCAG GTGCTTGTGATTGAGCGCAAGAATGAGGATGGCACGTGGCCCAGACAAGCCTCTCATCCCAA ATCTAGTACAACCCCATCCAGGAATTTCACTACCTCCCCAAAACTGTCCTCCAACTCATCAGCCAGTATCTCCTCAACAGTAACCAATGGAGACAGCAGCTGTAGCCCTGGCTACGCACTTAACAACAGCACGTCCTCTGGCAACAG ATTTGGGGGCTATAATTCATACAGCTCCTCCTACAACTACAGAGAGTCACAGTCGCAGCCTGGCCTGTGTGGTCTCAGTAATTTGGGCAACACATGCTTCATGAACTCTGCCCTCCag TGCCTGAGCAATGCATCTCCACTCACAGAATACTTCCTCAATGACCAGTATGAGGCAGAGATTAACCGAGAGAATCCACTAGGAATGAGGGGCGAGATTGCAGAGGCCTATGCTGATCTAGTAAAGCAAATGTGGTTGAGCCGCAGCAGTTATGTGGCCCCACGCACCTTCAAA ACCCAGGTTGGACGCTTTGCTCCCCAGTTTTCAGGCTATCAGCAGCAGGACTCCCAAGAGCTGTTGGCCTTCCTGCTGGACGGGCTCCATGAAGATCTGAATCGTGTCAAGAAGAAGCCTTATCTGGCCCTGAGGGATGCAGAGGGCCGTCCGGATGAG ATTGTTGCCAAGGAAGCCTGGACGAACCATCGCTTGCGCAATGACTCCATTATAGTTGATATTTTCCACGGCCTCTTCAAATCCACTTTAGTGTGCCCAGAGTGTTCCAAGGTGTCTGTAACCTTTGACCCGTTCTGCTACCtcacactgcctctgcccatGAAGAAGGATCGTACCATGGAGGTTTTCCTGGTGCGATCAGACCCTCAGTCCAGACCCACACAG TATCGAGTGGTGGTCCCCAAACTGGGTACAGTGACAGACCTGTGCAGCGCCTTGTCCAGACTCTGTGGAATCCCTCCAGAAAAC ATGGTGGTTGCTGACGTTTACAATCACAGGTTCCATAAAATTTATAGACGGGATGACGGCCTCAACCAAATCATGGAAAAAGATGACATCTTTGT GTATGAGGTACAGGAGGAGGACAGTGAGAGGATGAACCTGCCTGTATATTTTAGGGAGCGACACTCCAAACATGCCGGAAGCTCCACAAGCACCATGCTGTTTGGCCAGCCTTTACTCATCAATGTGCCCAGACAAAACCTCATAGCAGACGTTCTTTATGACAAGATCATAGAGAGGATTGG ACGGTATGTAAAACACTCGCAGAGCCCCAGTAGTGAAAGCAGAGCGTCAGCCTCAGCCACGTTTGCCAGCTGCAGCCAGGCTCCTGAATGTTCCACATCGTCCAGCCTGGGTGGCTGCGGCAGCCCCTTGTCGGACGGGGCCTCCTGCAGCGCCAGCTCCAGTAATGGCAGCAACCACTCAGGGACCTGCAATGAAACTAATGGGCTATATGATG GTGAAGAGGAGGCCATGGACCACCAGGTGAGTCCAGAGCCAGAGAATGGTCAGtctgaagaggaggaagaggagacctCTGACTTGGAAAATGGGTCTAAAGGAGATGCGGCCAAGCTGTGCTCTTCACCAGTCAAGCTCTTCACTTTCAGCATAGTCAACTCTTACGGAACAGCCAACATCAGCCCGCTGCCTTGCGATGGAAATGTCCTCAAACTCAATC caCATTCCACAGTGGCGATCGACTGGGACACAGAGTCAAAGAAACTGTGTTACGATGAACAAGAAGCAGAG gcCTATGAGAAGCATGAGAGCATGCTCCAGccccaaaaaaagaaagccaCCGTGGCTCTGAGGGAATGCATTGAGCTCTTCACAACCATGGAGACACTTGGAGAACACGATCCATG gtaTTGTCCCACATGTAAGAAACACCAACAGGCCACAAAAAAGTTTGACTTGTGGTCACTGCCTCGCATTCTGGTAGTTCACCTAAAGCGTTTCTCCTACAACCGATGCTGGAGGGACAAACTGGACACAGTGGTGGACTTTCCCATCAG ggatCTGAACATGTCCGAGTTTGTGTGTGACCCGAAGGCCGGTCCCTACATATACGACCTCATTGCCGTGTCAAACCACTATGGAGGAATGGGAGGAGGTCACT ACACAGCTTATGGCAAGAATAAAGTGGATGGAAAGTGGTATTACTTTGATGACAGCAGTGTTTCGTCTGCCTCGGAGGACCAGATTGTG ACTAAAGCAGCCTACGTGCTGTTCTATCAACGCAGAGACGAGGAAGCCCCCTCCAAACCTCAGCCTTCGGCCTCGCTGGGAGGAGCCCCCGAGGCAGCCGACGACCACATGGACACAAACTGA